In the genome of Palleronia sp. LCG004, the window TGAAATCCGAGGCGACATCGATCGATCCGCAATACCACTCGCTCAGCACCAACAACCAGGTGCTCCAGACGATCTTCGAGCCGCTTACCAGCCAGAACGCCGTGCAGGAGCTCGAGCCCCTGCTCGCGACCTCGTGGGAGGCGATCGACGACACGACCTGGCGCTTCGAGCTGCGCGAGGACGTGACCTTCCACGACGGCACGCCCTTCACGGCCAACGACGTGATCTACACCTTCTGCCGCATCCCGCTGGTGCAGAACTCGCCCTCCTCCTTCACGCTCTACATGAGCTCGATTACCTCGATGACGGCCGAGGACGACCACACCATCATCATGGAAACCGCGGAGCCGAACCCGCTCCTGCCGACCGACATCGTCGTCCTGCCGATCCTTTCGGCCGAGACGCTGGGTGCAGAGGACGACATCACCTTCGCCCCGAACGGCGAATGCGAGGGCCTGGGCGACGTGCCGCAATCTCCGGCCTTCAACGACCCCGAGATCGCCGTCGGCACCGGCCCCTACACGTTCGAGAGCTGGAACCGCGGCAATTCCCTGACCCTTGCCCGGTTCGACGATTACTGGGACGGCACCCCCGATTGGGAAACCGTCACCCTCCGGCCCATCACCAGCGACGGTCCGCGCGTCGCGGCGCTGCTGGCGGGCGATGTCGACATGATCGAGAACCCCCCGATCCAGGACGTGCCCCGCATCGAGGAGGCCGGCTTCAAGATCGTCGACTCGCTGTCGAACCGGATCATCTACCTGCACATGTACCAGGACCCCGACGGCGAGGCGCCGAGCATCTCGGGCACCGACGGCGAGAACCCCCTCCTCGATCCGCTCGTCCGCGAGGCGATCTCGCTCTCGATCAACCGCGCGGGCATCACCGAGCGGATCATGGGCGGCTATGCCGAGCCCGCGGGCGAGCTTCTGCCGCCGCCGATGTTCGGCACCTCGGGCCGCGAGGTCGATGCCTACGACCCCGAACGCGCGCGCGAATTGCTTGCCGAGGCGGGCTACGAGGACGGGTTCACCATCACCCTCGGCACGCCCAACGACCGCTACATCAACGACGAGCAGGTGGCTCAGGCCATCGCGCAGATGCTGGCGCAGATCGGCATCACGGTGAATGTCGACGCGATGACGGCGAGCCAGTTCTTCTCACGCCGGAACAACCAGGAATTCCCGCTCTGGCTTGCCGGTTGGGGCGCCTCCTCCGGCGAGATGTCGTCGCCGCTGCGCTCGCTCGTGGCCAGCTGGAACCCCGAGGCGGGGCTCGGCACGACCAATCCCGGCCGCTACAGCAACGAAGAGGTCGACACGCTGGTCCAGCAGGCGATGGCCGAGCTCGACGATACCGAGCGCGAGCGCATGCTGCAGGAGGCCGCGACGATCGCGCTTGAGGATCACGGCATCATCCCGCTTCACTACGAGGTGACGGTCTGGGCGATGTCCGACGATCTCACCTACGAGCCCCGCCGCGACCAGTACACGCTCGTCTCCGAGATCAAGCCGGCGAACGGCCAGGACTGATCCCGCCACCGGCGGCCTGCCCGGGCCGCCGGTCCCTTCCCGATCCCGGTCGTCACAGGAGAGCGGCATGATCGTCTATCTCATCCGCCGCTTCGGACAGAGCCTTCTGGCCATCGTCGCCATGGCGATCCTCGTCTTTCTCGGGGTCTATGCCATCGGCAACCCGGTCGACGTGCTCATCAACCCCGACGCGACCCAGGCCGAGGTCGCCGCGACGACGGCGCGGCTCGGTCTCGACAAGCCGCTCTGGCAGCAATTCGGCATCTTCGCGTGGAACGCGCTGCAAGGCGATCTGGGAACGTCCTTCGTCTACGGGCGGCCCGCGGTCGACGTCATCCTCGAACGTCTGCCCGCCACGATGGAACTGGCGCTCGTGGCGCTGGTCCTGTCGGTGGGCATCGGCGTGCCGCTCGGTGTCTGGGCGGGCCTCAAGCCCGACAGCATGGCCGGGCGCACGATCATGGGCGGCTCGATCCTGGGCTTCTCGCTGCCGAATTTCTGGCAGGGCATGCTGCTGATCCTCGTCTTCGCGGTGCTGCTGGGCTGGCTGCCCGCCGGCGGACGCGGCCAGACGACGGAATTCCTCGGAATGCAGGTCAGCTTCCTGACGCTCGACGGGCTGGCGCATCTGATCCTGCCCGCGATCAACCTCGCGCTCTTCAAGATGTCGCTCATCATCCGCCTGACCCGTGCCAACACGCGCGAGGTCTGCCTGCAGGATTACGTGAAATTCGCCCGCGCCAAGGGCCTCTCCAGCCGACGGGTCGTCATGGTCCACATCCTCAAGAACATCATGATCCCGGTCGTGACCATCATCGGTCTCGAACTCGGCTCCATGGTCGCCTTCGCCATCGTGACCGAGACGGTCTTCGCATGGCCCGGAATGGGCAAGCTGCTGATCGACTCGATCAACCTGCTCGACCGCCCCGTCATCGTCGCCTACCTGATGCTGACCGTCCTCATCATCGTGTCGATCAACCTCCTCGTCGACGTGATCTATTCCCTCCTCGATCCCCGGATCCGCCTGTCGGAGATGAAGGGATGAGCGACGTGACCAACACCGCGATCGACCCCGCCGAAGCCCCCGCCAAGCTCCGCGTCGACAGCCCCCTCAAGCGCGTCGCGCGCGAATTCCTGGGCGATCCGACGGCCGTGATCGGGCTCGTCCTCTTCGTGGCGATCGCGCTCGTCGCGATCCTCGCGCCCTGGATCGCCCCGCAGAACCCTTACGACCTCGCGCAGCTCGACATCATGGATGGCGGCCTGCCTCCCGGCGAGGCGAGCTTCGGGACCGGCATGACCTACTGGCTCGGCACCGACACCCAGGGGCGCGACATGGTCTCGGCCATCATGTACGGCCTCAGGATCAGCCTCTTCGTGGCCTCCGTCTCGCTTGCTCTCGCCATCACGATCGGCACCGTGGTGGGCGTGACCGCGGCCTATTTCGGCGGACGGATCGACAGCCTCATCATGCGGATCGTCGATTTGCAGCTGTCGTTTCCCGCGATCCTCATCGCGCTCATCCTGCTGGCGCTTCTGGGGCGCGGCGTCGACAAGGTGATCCTCGCCCTCGTCATCGTGCAATGGGCCTATTACGCGCGCACCGTCCGCAGCTCGGCCATCGTCGAGCGGCGCAAGGACTACATCGACGCCGCGCGCTGCCTCGCCCTGTCGGACCGGCGCATCATGTTCCGCCATCTGCTGCCGAATTGCGTGCCGCCCCTCATCGTCGTGACGACCGTGCAGATCGCGCAGGCCATCGCGCTCGAGGCGACGCTGTCCTTCCTCGGCGTGGGCGTGCCCATCACCGAGCCCTCGCTCGGCCTGCTGATCGCCAACGGCTACGACTACCTGCTCTCGGGCCGCTACTGGATCTCGATCTTTCCCGGCATCGCGCTGGTGCTGACGATCATCGCCATCAACCTCGTCGGCGACCGCCTGCGCGACGTCCTCAACCCGCGGCTCGACACATGACCCGATTGCTCGAACTCGACGACCTGCAGACGCATTTCGTCACCCGTGACGGCGTGGCCAGAGCCGTCGACGGCGTCAGCCTCTCGCTCGACCGGGGCGAGATCCTGGGCCTCGTGGGCGAGTCGGGCTCGGGCAAGTCCGTGACCGGCTTCTCGATCCTGGGCCTCGTCGATCCGCCGGGCCGCATCGCGGGCGGCCGCATCCTCTTCGACGGCCACGACCTCGTCGCGGGCGGCGAGCGGGCGATGCGCAAGCTGCGCGGCAAGCGGATCGCGATGATCTTCCAGGACCCGATGATGACGCTGAACCCGGTCCTCAGGATCGACACCCAGCTGATCGAGACGGTCCAGGCCCACGATCCCGTCTCGCGCGACAGCGCCCGGCAGCGCGCGCGCGAGGCGCTCGTCCGCGTCGGCATCTCGTCTCCGGACGAGCGGCTGGAAAGCTATCCCCACCAGTTCTCGGGCGGCATGCGACAGCGCATCGCCATCGCCATCGCCCTTCTGCACAAGCCCGACCTCATCATCGCGGACGAACCCACGACCGCGCTCGACGTGACGATCCAGTCGCAGATCCTGTCCGAGATGCAGAAGCTCTGCGCCGAATCCGGCACCGCGCTCATCTGGATCACCCACGACCTCGCCGTGGTCTCGGGCCTCGCCGACCGTCTGGCGGTCATGTATGCCGGCCGCATCATCGAGGAGGGCACGACCGCCGGCATCATCGCCCGGCCGATGCATCCCTATACCAGGGGCCTCATCGAAAGCGTGCCGCAGGGCAAGAAGCACGGCGCGCTCCTCAAACAGATCAAGGGCATGACGCCCTCGCTCCTGAACCTGCCCGCGGGGTGCAAGTTCGCGCCCCGCTGCGGCCGCGCCGATGCCGCCTGCACGCCCGAACCGCCGCTCGCGGACCGCGCCGCGGGCCGCCGCGTGCGCTGCGTCCACCCCCATCTCGACCCCAGCCCCGAGGAGGCCTCCGCATCGTGAGCCCGTCCGCAATCCTCGAAATCGACGACGTCTCCAAGCGTTTCGTGCGCGAACTCGACGCCGCGGAGCGCGTGGCCCGCAAGCTCGGCTCCTCGGTCAAGCCGCAGACCGTCCACGCAGTCGACGGCGTCAGCCTCTCGGTGCGCGCGGGCGAGGTGCTGGGCCTCGTGGGCGAGTCGGGCTGCGGCAAGTCCACGCTCGGGCGCATGGTCGCGGGGCTTCTGACCCCCAGCGACGGCCAGATCCGCTATCGCGGCCGCGACACCGCCTCCCTTTCGGGGGCCGAGGCGCGCAAGGCCGCGCTCGCCGTCCAGATGATGTTCCAGGACCCCATGTCCTCGCTCAACCCGCGCCTGCGCGTGAACGAGATCGTGGGCGAGGCGCCGCGCGTCCACAAGATCGTGCCGCGCGCCGACATCCCCGCCTATGTGGACGACCTGCTCGAACAGGTTGGCCTCGATCCGAGCGTCTCCAGGCGCTATCCGCACCAGTTCTCGGGCGGCCAGCGCGCC includes:
- a CDS encoding ABC transporter substrate-binding protein — protein: MKAVALPMLAGLAAAGFAPAMAQDLTVGLKSEATSIDPQYHSLSTNNQVLQTIFEPLTSQNAVQELEPLLATSWEAIDDTTWRFELREDVTFHDGTPFTANDVIYTFCRIPLVQNSPSSFTLYMSSITSMTAEDDHTIIMETAEPNPLLPTDIVVLPILSAETLGAEDDITFAPNGECEGLGDVPQSPAFNDPEIAVGTGPYTFESWNRGNSLTLARFDDYWDGTPDWETVTLRPITSDGPRVAALLAGDVDMIENPPIQDVPRIEEAGFKIVDSLSNRIIYLHMYQDPDGEAPSISGTDGENPLLDPLVREAISLSINRAGITERIMGGYAEPAGELLPPPMFGTSGREVDAYDPERARELLAEAGYEDGFTITLGTPNDRYINDEQVAQAIAQMLAQIGITVNVDAMTASQFFSRRNNQEFPLWLAGWGASSGEMSSPLRSLVASWNPEAGLGTTNPGRYSNEEVDTLVQQAMAELDDTERERMLQEAATIALEDHGIIPLHYEVTVWAMSDDLTYEPRRDQYTLVSEIKPANGQD
- a CDS encoding ABC transporter permease — translated: MIVYLIRRFGQSLLAIVAMAILVFLGVYAIGNPVDVLINPDATQAEVAATTARLGLDKPLWQQFGIFAWNALQGDLGTSFVYGRPAVDVILERLPATMELALVALVLSVGIGVPLGVWAGLKPDSMAGRTIMGGSILGFSLPNFWQGMLLILVFAVLLGWLPAGGRGQTTEFLGMQVSFLTLDGLAHLILPAINLALFKMSLIIRLTRANTREVCLQDYVKFARAKGLSSRRVVMVHILKNIMIPVVTIIGLELGSMVAFAIVTETVFAWPGMGKLLIDSINLLDRPVIVAYLMLTVLIIVSINLLVDVIYSLLDPRIRLSEMKG
- a CDS encoding ABC transporter permease produces the protein MSDVTNTAIDPAEAPAKLRVDSPLKRVAREFLGDPTAVIGLVLFVAIALVAILAPWIAPQNPYDLAQLDIMDGGLPPGEASFGTGMTYWLGTDTQGRDMVSAIMYGLRISLFVASVSLALAITIGTVVGVTAAYFGGRIDSLIMRIVDLQLSFPAILIALILLALLGRGVDKVILALVIVQWAYYARTVRSSAIVERRKDYIDAARCLALSDRRIMFRHLLPNCVPPLIVVTTVQIAQAIALEATLSFLGVGVPITEPSLGLLIANGYDYLLSGRYWISIFPGIALVLTIIAINLVGDRLRDVLNPRLDT
- a CDS encoding ABC transporter ATP-binding protein; amino-acid sequence: MTRLLELDDLQTHFVTRDGVARAVDGVSLSLDRGEILGLVGESGSGKSVTGFSILGLVDPPGRIAGGRILFDGHDLVAGGERAMRKLRGKRIAMIFQDPMMTLNPVLRIDTQLIETVQAHDPVSRDSARQRAREALVRVGISSPDERLESYPHQFSGGMRQRIAIAIALLHKPDLIIADEPTTALDVTIQSQILSEMQKLCAESGTALIWITHDLAVVSGLADRLAVMYAGRIIEEGTTAGIIARPMHPYTRGLIESVPQGKKHGALLKQIKGMTPSLLNLPAGCKFAPRCGRADAACTPEPPLADRAAGRRVRCVHPHLDPSPEEASAS
- a CDS encoding ABC transporter ATP-binding protein, with amino-acid sequence MVSPSAILEIDDVSKRFVRELDAAERVARKLGSSVKPQTVHAVDGVSLSVRAGEVLGLVGESGCGKSTLGRMVAGLLTPSDGQIRYRGRDTASLSGAEARKAALAVQMMFQDPMSSLNPRLRVNEIVGEAPRVHKIVPRADIPAYVDDLLEQVGLDPSVSRRYPHQFSGGQRARIGIARALAVKPDFLVCDESVAALDVSIQAQVLNLFVRLREEFDLTYMFISHDLGVVEHVSDRIAVMYLGRLVELGEAEDLLKRPNHPYTQALVDEIPTFETEKRIYSAIEGEIPSPLDPPPGCHFHPRCPHAHERCRIEIPALKEVAPGRLSACHLNDAA